The window CGTACATCACCGTGTTGCCAGCGAAGCTCGGCGTGTCGTCCCCACGTGGACCGGCAGAAACGTAGCTGCCCGCACCACCGGTGTCGAGCCAGCCCATCTCGACCGTGGGCCCGGCCACCAGGACCTTGCCATTGCCGGTGGACAGCATGTTGAAATGCGCGTCGCTCTGCCAGCCCCCATAGGTGCCGTCGAGCAGAAACGGGGCCGCCGGGATTCCTGTGAGGCGACGCCAGCCGCTGGCCGCGGTGAAGATTTCGGCGTCGCGCCCGCCGCTGCCCAAACCCCAGGAGCCGCCCAGCGTCAGCACCGAGCCATCGGCAAGCGGCGTACTGGCGGTGTAACCGCGCGCGATCTGTGTGGAGGGTGCCGCGCTCCAGGTGCCCTTGGACGGGTCGAAAACGCTGGTTCGCGTGTTGTCGTAGCCGCCGACCACGAGCAGGCGGCCATCGGGCAACCGCGCCGTGCCAGGGCAGAACATGTCATGCGAAGTCTCGCTCACCCTGCGGCTGGTGACCCCCTGGGTCAGCGGATCGAACTCCGCCGTCATGGTGGAGCCGCTGACGTTGAAGCTGTAATTGGCGTTGGCGGCCCAGAGCAGCAGCTTGCCGTCGGCCTGCTGCATCCCGGCGGCGGGTACCAGCGGCAACTTCACCACGGGCGACCAGCGTGCCAGCGAAACCTGTTGGGCTTTTTGTTGCACGATGGCCGCGCGCGCCTGGTCGAACTCGGACGAGGCGTTCCCCTCGGTCGTGCCTCCGCCGCAGGAGACCAGCCCGAGCAAAATGAAACTGCAGGACAGCGCCTGCAGGGGGCTGAATGAACTCGATGACATGGATCTGGCTTCCTCCGTCTGGATGCGTGTGACATCACGCACCGCTCGACGCGGCGAGCCAGCATGCATCGCATGCCTGAGAAGGCAGTCTCCCTGCCGGGCCGTTGGCCCGATCACGCCGCGTCGCCTCACGACGCGAGCGGGATTCTAAGTTACATTGTAAACAATTCTAATATTTTTGTGTACACGTGAGAAATTTTTCTCAGAAAGGCATTTTTGGCATACCGCCCATGCCTTTCATGCCGCCCATGCGCTTGAGCATCTTCATCATGCCGCCGCCCTTCATCTTTTTCATCATGTCCTGCATCTGCCCGAACTCGTTGAGCATGCGGTTGACCTCCTGCACCTGAACGCCGGCACCGGCAGCGATGCGGCGCTTGCGCGTGGCCTTGATCAGGTCGGGCTTGCGGCGCTCCAGCGGGGTCATGCTGTGGATGATGCCTTCCTTCCTGCGGATGTCACGTTCGGCCTTGTCCATGTCCATCTGGCCGGCCTTGGCGGCCATCTGCGTGGGCAGCTTGTCCATCAGGCTGGAGAGGCCGCCCATCTGCTTCATCTGCTGGATCTGGGCCAGGAAGTCGTTCAGGTCGAAGGTTTCGCCGCTCTTCACCTTGGCGGCGAGCTTCTGCGCTGCGGCCATGTCGACACCGGCCGTGACCTGCTCCACCAGGGCCACGATGTCGCCCATGCCGAGCACGCGCCCTGCATGCCGTTCGGCGTCGAAGACCTCCAGGCCATCAATTTTTTCGCTGGTGCCGGCGAACTTGATCGGTGCGCCCGTGATGTGCCGCACCGACAGCGCCGCGCCGCCGCGCGAGTCGCCATCGGTCTTGGTCAGTACGATGCCCGTCAGCGGCAGGGCATCGGAGAACGCCTTGGCGGTGTTCACCGCATCCTGGCCCTGCATCGCATCGACC of the Rhodoferax koreense genome contains:
- the ffh gene encoding signal recognition particle protein codes for the protein MASALTEKLSRLVKEMRGQARITEGNVADMLREVRMALLEADVALPVVRDFVARVKEKALGQEVMGSLSPGQALVGIVNRELAATMGQGVSDINLAAQPPAVILMAGLQGAGKTTTTAKLAKLLIEKRKKKVLTVSGDVYRPAAIEQLKTVTKQAGAEWFPSTPEQKPADIARAALDYARKHYFDVLLVDTAGRLAIDEALMREIKDLHAILNPVETLFVVDAMQGQDAVNTAKAFSDALPLTGIVLTKTDGDSRGGAALSVRHITGAPIKFAGTSEKIDGLEVFDAERHAGRVLGMGDIVALVEQVTAGVDMAAAQKLAAKVKSGETFDLNDFLAQIQQMKQMGGLSSLMDKLPTQMAAKAGQMDMDKAERDIRRKEGIIHSMTPLERRKPDLIKATRKRRIAAGAGVQVQEVNRMLNEFGQMQDMMKKMKGGGMMKMLKRMGGMKGMGGMPKMPF